The stretch of DNA CCCGCCAGCCGATTCATGTCGAACAGACCGCTTCCGCCGCCCGCCGATCCTCCGATGGCGCCACGTTCGTGCATGAGCGTCGCGAGAGCGACCTGCCAGCCTTCGTCGACTTCACCGAGCCGGAATTCGTCCTCGACGCGAACACCCTCGAGGAAGACCTCGTTGAAATCGGCGCCGCCGGTCATCTGCCGGAGGGGACGCACCTCGACGCCGGGTGCATGCATGTCGATCACGAATGCTGTGAGGTTCTTGTGGCGGGGAGAGGCAGACGTCCTGGCAAGAAGAAGTCCGACGTCGGAGTAGTGCGCGCCGGAGGTCCACACCTTCTGGCCGCTGATCACCCAGTGGTCCTCGACCCGGGTCGCCCTGGTCTTGACGGCGGCCAGGTCCGAACCGGCGGCAGGTTCGCTGAAGAGCTGGCATCCCACGACGTCGCCGCGGTAGAGCGCCTTCAGCCATCGCTTCTTCGCGGTGTCGGATCCGAACTGGTCGAGGGTCGGCCCCACCATTCCGAGACTGACCCCGAGCGGCGAACGGGAGGGGGTCTCGTAGTTTCGCTCGATCTGAAGGTAGGCCTTCTCGTACTTCGACGGCAGTCCGCGACCACCCCATTCGCGGGGCCCCCGGATCCATCCGAAGCCGGCGTCGAAGACCGTCCTCCGCCAATCACATGCGACCTTCGCGTCCTCCGAGGTTGCACCGCGGAAGAGACTGAAGGTGTCGTCGCCCTCCCCCCACGATTCCGCGGTTCGCGGTCGCCGCGGCTCCGCGGTGCGGTCGAGAAACTCCTTCGCCGCCGCACGGAACTCGTCGAGGGTGGGGATCGTGGTGTCGGCGTCCGCGGTGCCGTTCGGCTCGATCGTCTGCATCGCGCTCACATCAATTCCTCGACGCTGCTCACGATCTTGGCCACCGTCGGGTAGCCGGAGAGCGCGGACGAGAAGGGTACGGGAGAGTAGTCGCTACCCACCCGTTGCACCGGCGCGATCAGTTCGTTGAAGAGTTCCTCGTGGATGCGGGAGCTGATTTCGGCACCCGGCCCACAGAACTGGGTGGCCTCGTGGACGATGACCGCACGTCGTGTCCGTTCCACCGAAGAAAGAACGGTGTCGAAGTCGAGGGGGACGAGGGTACGCAGGTCGATCACCTCCGCCTCGATTCCCTTCGCGGCCAGTTCCTCCGCTGCCTGCTCGACGACGGGAACCTGGGGTCCGTAGGTAACGAGTGTCACGTCTCGCCCGGGACGCAGTACGTTCGCCTGTCCCAGAGGGATGCTGTAGTGCCCCGTCGGCACTTCTTCCTTCTTGCTGTAGGCAAGCGAGATGTGCTCGATGTACAGGCAGGGGTCCTCCGACTCGAGACACGCGGCGAGCAGGCCTTTCGCGTCTGCGGGCGACGACGGCATCACCACATTGATTCCGGGGGTGTGCATGAACCACGCCTCGAGAGACTGGGCGTGCTGAGCGCCGAATCGGCTGCTGCCCACGACGGTCCGGACGGTGATCGGCGTCGGGGTGGCGCCGCCGGTCATGTACCGGAACTTCGCGGCGTGGTTGACCACCTGGTCCATGCACACCGCGATGAAGTCGAAGAACATGATCTCGGCGACGGCGCGGTATCCGCCGAGTGCGAGTCCGACCGCGGTTCCCACGATCGCCTGCTCCGCGATAGGCGTCGAGCGCACCCGTTCGACGCCGTACTTCGTCGAGAGCCCTTTGCTTACTTTGAACACTCCGCCGGTGGGTTCGGCGATGTCCTCGCCGAGGAGAATGATCTTGTCGTCGGCGGCCATGGCCACGTCGAGGGCGGAGTTCATCGCCGCCGCGGACGTCATGACGGCGGTTTCCGTGCTGCGTTCGGTGGTAGTCACTTCACACTCCGTACCCAGGTGTCGTCGGCAAATACGTCGGTGAACAGCTCGTCCTCGTGGGGCAGCGGGCTGTTCTCCGCGAACTGGAAGGCGTCGAGGACGTAGGCTTCCGCTTCGCGGTCCAGTGCCTCGATGCGCTCGGCAGTGGTGAGCCCCCGGTCGATCAGCCAGGATCGGAAGGTCGGCGCAGGATCACGCTGCATGGCCGCCCCCAGTTCGTCACGGGGGACGTAGGAGAAGTCGGCCGTACCACTGTGACCTGTCAGTCGGTAGGTCACGCATTCGAGGAAGGTGGGGCCATCGTTGCGTCGGGCACGTTCCACTGCGGTCTCGATGGCGTGCATTGTCGCGAGTGCGTCGAAGCCGTCGACGCGCTCGGCGGGCATCGAATACGCCGATGCGCGTTTCGCCAGCTCGACGGACGGCGCGTACTCGGCGATCGGAGTGTGCTCGCCCCACTGGTTGTTCTGGCAGATGAAGACGATCGGGAGCTTCCACAGCGCGGCGAAGTTCATGGCCTCGTGGTAGGCGCCGATGGACGTGGCGGCGTCCCCGAATGTGACGACGGTGGCCGCGCCACCTCCGTCGAGCTGGTTCGCGAGGGCGAGACCTACCGCGATCGGCAGTCCGGAACCGACGATGCCCGTGGTTGCCATGAAGCCGACCGCCGTGTCGTGGAGGTGCATCGGCCCTCCCTTGCCCTTCGACGTGCCGTCGATGCGGCCGTACAGCTCGGCCATGATCGACCGCAACGTGACGCCCTTGGCGAGTGCGTCACCGAGATTTCGGTACGTCGAGACCAAGCGGTCCTGGGGAGTGAGCACCGCACCGAGCGCCGCGCACACCGCCTCCATTCCCCGCACGGGGTAGAAGGCGGCCTGGAGCCTGCCTGCCTTCGCCTCCTGCGTCGAACGGTTGTCGGCCAGGGTCGTGGTGACCATCAACCGATACATCTGTTCGAGCACATCGGTGTCCGGGATCGATCCGGCGTCTGTGGTCGTCGTGTGCGACAGCGTCTGTTCTGACATGTCGACCTCTCCGTCGTGTGTGATCACGCCTACCTCCCGATCCGCTTGCGGTACAGGTCGTAGAAGTGTCGGATCTTGGTTTCCTGATAAGCGCCGAACGTCACTCCCGGTTTGTTCTCCACGAGGGTGTGCAGGCCCTTCTGGACCCATCCGACGTTGTATTCGTCCTGGAAGAACACCCTCGCCAGCGTCCCCAACTCGTCTGCGTCGACGAAGGTCTCGTCCAACCCCATCCGGCGGACCTTGGCCGGCGCCGGACGCTCCCCCTGGAAGGGCGACAGGACCAGGCACTCCATGATGCAGGTCTCGGGGTCGTCACCATTGGGCTTGAAGCGGTAGCACGTCCGGTTGTATGCACCCCACGGGTGGAAGTTCGGGAACACCGTGTAGAAGAACGTATCGACGCATTCGGAATCCGACAGACTTTGCGCCTTGTCGCCGAGCATGTCACTCATGGCCTTGCGGGTGGCGTCGGCAATCACGGTGCGTGCGCGCACGTCATCGGGCAGGGTCTTGATCGGTGCGTCCTCGAGGCCGAGGCCCATCATCGAGTCGAAGATTTCCTGCTCCGTCGGTTGCACGGTGAGGTGCGGACTCGGCGTACCTCGGGGCGTGATCGCGCGACTGACGTTGTTCCAGTAATCGTATTGGGAGTTCGCATCGCCGATGCCCTGCAGCAGCTGCGGGTGGGTGGTGACGACGTGAAACGACTCCATGAAGGCTTCCTGTGCCACCTTCCAGTTGCACGGGAGAACCTTCTCGACGTGCGCCTGTGTGTAGCGATTCTCGAAATCCCAGCGCTCGAACTGCGCCGGTAGCTCACCGAGGTAGTCCAGGAGCGGTTCGGCGTCCGGATCCATGTTGATGAATA from Rhodococcus opacus B4 encodes:
- a CDS encoding aromatic ring-hydroxylating oxygenase subunit alpha; translation: MTDVEPRTRTDRSPGVSYHDLLAADTQHVPDFLKMESPHDLGTADIPAYFYFSPEIHELEKEKIWRKTWQFACREELIPHVGDTEIYDIAGISILLVRTGPREIKGYYNACLHRGRQLREEPGTVRELRCQFHGFCWALDGKLAHVPAQWDFPQIEPEKFGLPEVRVDTWGGFVFINMDPDAEPLLDYLGELPAQFERWDFENRYTQAHVEKVLPCNWKVAQEAFMESFHVVTTHPQLLQGIGDANSQYDYWNNVSRAITPRGTPSPHLTVQPTEQEIFDSMMGLGLEDAPIKTLPDDVRARTVIADATRKAMSDMLGDKAQSLSDSECVDTFFYTVFPNFHPWGAYNRTCYRFKPNGDDPETCIMECLVLSPFQGERPAPAKVRRMGLDETFVDADELGTLARVFFQDEYNVGWVQKGLHTLVENKPGVTFGAYQETKIRHFYDLYRKRIGR
- a CDS encoding thiamine pyrophosphate-dependent dehydrogenase E1 component subunit alpha, translating into MSEQTLSHTTTTDAGSIPDTDVLEQMYRLMVTTTLADNRSTQEAKAGRLQAAFYPVRGMEAVCAALGAVLTPQDRLVSTYRNLGDALAKGVTLRSIMAELYGRIDGTSKGKGGPMHLHDTAVGFMATTGIVGSGLPIAVGLALANQLDGGGAATVVTFGDAATSIGAYHEAMNFAALWKLPIVFICQNNQWGEHTPIAEYAPSVELAKRASAYSMPAERVDGFDALATMHAIETAVERARRNDGPTFLECVTYRLTGHSGTADFSYVPRDELGAAMQRDPAPTFRSWLIDRGLTTAERIEALDREAEAYVLDAFQFAENSPLPHEDELFTDVFADDTWVRSVK
- a CDS encoding alpha-ketoacid dehydrogenase subunit beta, which translates into the protein MTTTERSTETAVMTSAAAMNSALDVAMAADDKIILLGEDIAEPTGGVFKVSKGLSTKYGVERVRSTPIAEQAIVGTAVGLALGGYRAVAEIMFFDFIAVCMDQVVNHAAKFRYMTGGATPTPITVRTVVGSSRFGAQHAQSLEAWFMHTPGINVVMPSSPADAKGLLAACLESEDPCLYIEHISLAYSKKEEVPTGHYSIPLGQANVLRPGRDVTLVTYGPQVPVVEQAAEELAAKGIEAEVIDLRTLVPLDFDTVLSSVERTRRAVIVHEATQFCGPGAEISSRIHEELFNELIAPVQRVGSDYSPVPFSSALSGYPTVAKIVSSVEELM
- a CDS encoding acyl-CoA dehydrogenase family protein, with translation MQTIEPNGTADADTTIPTLDEFRAAAKEFLDRTAEPRRPRTAESWGEGDDTFSLFRGATSEDAKVACDWRRTVFDAGFGWIRGPREWGGRGLPSKYEKAYLQIERNYETPSRSPLGVSLGMVGPTLDQFGSDTAKKRWLKALYRGDVVGCQLFSEPAAGSDLAAVKTRATRVEDHWVISGQKVWTSGAHYSDVGLLLARTSASPRHKNLTAFVIDMHAPGVEVRPLRQMTGGADFNEVFLEGVRVEDEFRLGEVDEGWQVALATLMHERGAIGGSAGGGSGLFDMNRLAGMLVQLDAQFDPAIRQEYAKVYAGVAAAKAMRARAEAAAKAGHLPGPEMSLSKLALTRNLAALSHLVSQTLGPKLLADTGEWGTYSWSEFVLGVPGFRLGGGTDEIQRNIISERVLGLPKEPVTPAPSASTKG